A portion of the Lolium rigidum isolate FL_2022 chromosome 1, APGP_CSIRO_Lrig_0.1, whole genome shotgun sequence genome contains these proteins:
- the LOC124684703 gene encoding protein WHI3, translating into MASSYYNPPPSSYAAPAPPPPGASAYAYRHHAAYPPQPPPPAYGGYFDRAEPLAPPRDELRTLFIAGLPADVKPREVYNLFRDFPGYVSSHLRSGKSPQSYAFAVFADQPSALAAMSATNGLTFDLEKNCSIHVDLAKANSRPKRPRTDYDFPTSGKKSRNPRDLPDSGAGSNIHMSGMGNSSHSLNAYPSAQRYANTGSSTAFSKDPSMFAPQTNPPCPTLFVANLGQSVSERELTDVFSSCEGFIKLKMQNKFGGPVAFVDFKDEYSSTEALNRLQGAILHSSPVEGMRVEYAKSRMGLRRRS; encoded by the exons ATGGCCTCCTCCTACTACaacccgccgccctcctcctacgCCGCCCCGGCCCCTCCCCCGCCGGGCGCCTCCGCGTACGCGTACCGCCACCACGCCGCCTACCCGCCCCAGCCCCCGCCCCCGGCCTACGGGGGCTACTTCGACCGCGCGGAgcccctggcgccgccgcgcgacGAGCTGCGCACGCTCTTCATCGCCGGCCTCCCCGCCGACGTCAAGCCCCGCGAGGTCTATAACCTCTTCCGCGACTTCCCCGGATACGTCTCCTCCCACCTCCGCTCCGGCAAATCACCTCAG TCGTATGCGTTTGCTGTGTTTGCAGATCAACCTTCTGCGTTAGCTGCAATGAGTGCCACAAAT GGATTGACATTTGACCTTGAGAAGAATTGTTCGATTCATGTGGATCTCGCGAAAGCCAATTCAAGACCAAAGCGCCCGAGAACAG attACGATTTCCCTACATCTGGGAAAAAATCTAGAAATCCAAGGGACCTTCCTGATTCAG GTGCTGGAAGCAATATTCACATGTCCGGAATGGGTAATTCTTCACACAGCTTGAATGCTTATCCTTCTGCACAAAG ATACGCAAATACTGGCTCCAGTACTGCCTTCAGCAAG GATCCATCAATGTTTGCTCCCCAAACCAATCCTCCATGCCCTACCCTTTTTGTTGCAAACCTTGGTCAGTCTGTTTCTGAGCGTGAGCTAACAGATGTTTTCTCAAG TTGTGAGGGATTCATAAAGCTGAAGATGCAAAACAAGTTTGGAGGACCAGTTGCATTTGTTGATTTCAAG GATGAGTACAGTTCAACTGAAGCCCTAAATCGTCTCCAAGGAGCTATTCTACATTCTTCACCTGTCGAGGGCATGCGTGTAGA ATATGCTAAATCTCGGATGGGCCTGCGTAGGCGGTCCTAA